The following proteins come from a genomic window of Methanosarcina sp. MTP4:
- a CDS encoding peptidase U32 family protein, with the protein MINNSGPELIMGVRNLAGLEACARYADAVYFSTDRLSLRARAREITLENLGAFTEEVRARGLRAYLAVNSTVNEERIGEASEVVEAASDAGVDAIIAWDPAVILRAGKAGLPVHISTQANVTNHETAEFYRGLGAKRIVLSRELSLEEIRKVRENSEVEIEAFVHGAMCMAVSGRCHLSAYILGKSGNCGECTQPCRWEWELHGENGIVAESRGKYLLSAKDLCMIGHVPELVEAGISAFKVEGRLRDPGYLETVSRCYREAIAAYEKGDYTPEKVEAWTRELASVYNRGFSTGFYFGVPGLEGFSPEKGMNASENKRRAAGIVTNYYPKAGAAAVRLLEEGLAVGDEILIEGSTTYLRQQVRSVKKEGLLLDRAEKGDEVGLSVEGKVRENDRIYIM; encoded by the coding sequence GTGATTAATAATTCAGGACCCGAACTCATTATGGGAGTCAGGAACCTTGCAGGGCTTGAGGCATGTGCCCGGTATGCAGACGCCGTTTATTTTTCAACGGACCGGCTGAGCCTGCGGGCGCGGGCAAGGGAGATCACCCTGGAGAACCTGGGAGCCTTCACTGAAGAAGTCCGGGCAAGGGGGCTTCGGGCTTACCTGGCAGTAAACTCCACCGTAAATGAGGAAAGAATAGGGGAAGCTTCGGAGGTGGTCGAAGCAGCATCCGATGCGGGAGTTGATGCAATTATTGCCTGGGACCCTGCGGTAATCCTCAGGGCAGGAAAAGCGGGGCTTCCGGTCCACATTTCAACCCAGGCTAATGTCACAAACCATGAGACTGCGGAGTTTTACAGGGGCCTTGGGGCAAAGCGGATCGTGCTCTCAAGGGAACTTTCCCTGGAAGAGATCCGGAAGGTCCGGGAGAATTCGGAAGTGGAAATCGAGGCTTTTGTCCACGGCGCCATGTGCATGGCGGTCTCGGGCAGGTGCCACCTTTCGGCTTACATCCTGGGCAAATCCGGGAACTGTGGGGAGTGCACCCAGCCCTGCCGCTGGGAATGGGAACTGCACGGGGAAAACGGGATCGTAGCAGAAAGCCGGGGAAAGTACCTCCTCAGCGCAAAAGACCTCTGCATGATAGGGCACGTCCCGGAATTGGTCGAGGCAGGCATCTCGGCTTTCAAGGTCGAGGGACGGCTCCGGGACCCCGGCTATCTTGAAACGGTTTCCCGCTGCTACAGGGAAGCTATTGCTGCGTACGAAAAGGGCGACTATACCCCTGAAAAGGTTGAAGCCTGGACCCGGGAACTCGCTTCGGTCTACAACAGGGGCTTTTCCACGGGCTTTTACTTCGGGGTCCCCGGGCTGGAAGGCTTTTCCCCTGAAAAAGGCATGAACGCCTCGGAGAATAAGCGCAGGGCAGCGGGAATCGTTACGAACTATTACCCTAAAGCCGGGGCTGCGGCTGTCAGGCTCCTCGAGGAAGGGCTTGCTGTGGGGGATGAAATCCTTATAGAGGGGAGCACAACCTATCTCAGGCAGCAGGTCCGGTCCGTGAAAAAAGAAGGCCTGCTTCTGGACAGGGCTGAAAAGGGGGATGAAGTGGGGCTTTCCGTGGAAGGGAAGGTCCGGGAAAACGACCGAATATATATTATGTGA
- a CDS encoding DUF1699 family protein — MKIRVVSSKEEIFTLNPNERVVHLAFRPSNIDIFALVEACPKIEVIQLPNSYRRTVSRSIEMFLEMLRIQLMEGDVWGHRKDIHEYYEIPSSVIEEIRRLKLEGSPTEKIEKVVKQNKLTPEMVLYIFSKDA, encoded by the coding sequence ATGAAAATACGTGTAGTTAGTTCCAAAGAAGAGATTTTTACGCTTAATCCTAATGAAAGAGTAGTTCACCTGGCGTTTCGCCCCTCGAACATAGACATCTTTGCGCTGGTTGAGGCCTGCCCGAAAATTGAGGTGATTCAGCTTCCGAACTCTTATCGTCGGACGGTTTCAAGGTCAATCGAAATGTTCCTGGAAATGCTGAGAATCCAGCTTATGGAAGGGGATGTATGGGGCCACAGGAAAGACATTCACGAATACTACGAAATCCCTTCTTCAGTTATTGAAGAGATAAGGAGATTAAAACTGGAAGGCTCACCCACCGAGAAGATAGAAAAGGTTGTAAAGCAAAACAAACTGACCCCGGAAATGGTTCTCTATATTTTTTCCAAGGATGCATAG
- a CDS encoding peptidylprolyl isomerase has protein sequence MAIEKGNFIKLSYTGKFEDGRVFDTTDEELAKAEEIFNPRGLYGGDVVIVGAGHTIEGLDEDLEGKEVGYSGSVDIPPEKAFGPSNPKLIETLSITKFEDRKAYPGMSVEIDDRRGVVTRVIGRRATVDFNSPLAGQTVTYEYTIEATLEEDVEKVQGLLALYTGLRDMEVEIEGEIAKISIPTGLTFNQRWLMAKNRVATELFQYLGLKEIQLIEKLSAEPQISEEAIAEAIAAAGADSEAEAPEAEAEAEAEEPEEAEN, from the coding sequence ATGGCAATCGAGAAAGGCAATTTCATAAAATTAAGCTACACAGGAAAGTTTGAAGACGGCAGGGTTTTTGACACAACCGACGAAGAACTTGCAAAGGCGGAAGAAATTTTCAACCCCCGCGGCCTTTACGGCGGAGACGTTGTAATTGTCGGGGCAGGGCACACCATTGAGGGCCTGGACGAAGACCTTGAAGGAAAGGAAGTCGGGTACTCCGGCAGCGTTGATATTCCTCCGGAAAAGGCTTTTGGACCAAGCAACCCCAAGCTCATTGAGACCCTCTCCATCACAAAGTTCGAAGACAGGAAAGCCTATCCTGGCATGAGCGTCGAGATTGACGACAGAAGAGGTGTGGTCACAAGGGTAATCGGGCGCAGGGCTACCGTGGACTTCAACAGTCCCCTGGCAGGCCAGACCGTGACCTACGAGTACACCATTGAGGCAACTCTCGAAGAAGATGTCGAAAAGGTCCAGGGCCTGCTTGCCCTCTACACCGGCCTCCGGGACATGGAAGTCGAAATCGAAGGCGAAATCGCAAAAATCTCCATCCCCACCGGCCTTACCTTCAACCAGCGCTGGCTCATGGCAAAGAACAGGGTGGCAACCGAACTCTTCCAGTACCTGGGCCTTAAGGAAATCCAGCTCATCGAAAAGCTCTCTGCTGAACCCCAGATCTCCGAAGAAGCCATTGCTGAAGCCATAGCCGCAGCAGGGGCCGATTCCGAAGCAGAAGCTCCTGAAGCTGAAGCCGAAGCTGAAGCCGAAGAGCCTGAAGAAGCAGAAAACTAA
- the nikR gene encoding nickel-responsive transcriptional regulator NikR yields MEKQLMRIGISLPGELLDNFDKIIMDRGYSSRSEGIRDAIRTYNQHYEWMKEIQGKRAATISIVYDCSKKGVSNSLAKIQHEYTGLINSTVRFHIDANSCFEVIIMEGEGKKIVELTENILSQKGVKYSKLTTVPEAEK; encoded by the coding sequence ATGGAAAAGCAGCTTATGAGGATAGGGATATCTCTTCCCGGAGAACTTCTTGATAATTTTGACAAGATAATAATGGATAGGGGATATTCTTCCCGCTCGGAAGGCATAAGGGACGCTATCCGGACTTACAACCAGCACTATGAATGGATGAAAGAAATCCAGGGAAAAAGGGCTGCAACGATTTCCATCGTATATGACTGCTCAAAGAAGGGGGTTTCCAATTCCCTGGCAAAAATCCAGCACGAGTACACCGGTCTGATAAATTCAACCGTGCGTTTCCACATTGATGCAAACTCATGTTTTGAAGTTATCATAATGGAAGGAGAAGGCAAAAAGATAGTGGAACTTACTGAAAATATTCTGAGTCAGAAAGGAGTAAAATACTCTAAACTCACAACCGTTCCTGAAGCAGAGAAATAA
- a CDS encoding calcium/sodium antiporter, translated as MPAVNVILLVAGLGLLVKGSDLFVMASSSIAKKLGVSEFVIGLTLVSVGTSVPELASSLAASFQGASGIVIGNVVGSNIANVGLIVGTAALLSRVKTEELMLKRDGYIMFFASAVFYIFALDFRISRLEASIFLLLYVAYVFFLLDKVQKHEEEIYFKDFLNYFFKFEYLFDLKAKIETGIKGRIEINRTCKKEEKAKPRPGAKIENKGQELEIEPEIEIKTCGNGSLYRDFIKLLASGAAIIIGARYFVDQSIFFARLLEIPETLIGMSLVAVGTSLPELMVTVSAARSGFANIALGNAIGSNITNIFLILGCAGLAYPLPITEMVVYFITPFMLLISLMLLLFIWTGWEIKRFEGLFLILIYAGFMFLVFHIS; from the coding sequence GTGCCCGCAGTCAACGTAATCCTTCTGGTAGCCGGACTCGGCCTCCTTGTCAAGGGTTCCGATCTATTTGTAATGGCCTCTTCCTCTATCGCTAAGAAGCTTGGGGTTTCGGAGTTCGTCATAGGGCTAACCCTCGTTTCAGTGGGGACTTCAGTGCCCGAACTTGCCTCCTCCCTTGCCGCATCTTTCCAGGGAGCAAGCGGAATAGTGATCGGAAACGTTGTAGGCTCAAACATTGCCAACGTAGGGCTCATCGTAGGCACCGCAGCACTCCTTTCCAGGGTCAAAACCGAGGAGTTGATGCTGAAAAGGGATGGCTACATTATGTTCTTTGCCTCCGCCGTGTTCTACATTTTTGCCCTTGATTTCCGGATCTCAAGGCTTGAAGCCTCGATTTTTCTCCTGCTCTATGTCGCTTACGTTTTTTTTCTGCTTGACAAGGTGCAGAAACATGAGGAAGAGATATATTTCAAGGATTTCCTTAACTATTTTTTCAAATTTGAATATCTCTTTGACCTGAAAGCAAAAATAGAAACCGGGATAAAAGGGCGCATAGAGATAAACAGAACCTGTAAAAAGGAAGAAAAAGCCAAACCCAGGCCCGGGGCAAAAATTGAAAATAAAGGACAGGAACTTGAAATTGAGCCCGAAATTGAAATAAAAACCTGTGGGAATGGAAGCCTTTATAGAGATTTCATTAAGCTGCTTGCAAGTGGAGCTGCCATTATTATTGGAGCCAGGTATTTTGTTGACCAGTCAATCTTCTTTGCCCGGCTCCTGGAAATTCCCGAAACCCTTATTGGCATGAGCCTGGTTGCAGTTGGCACTTCGCTTCCGGAACTGATGGTCACGGTCTCGGCTGCCAGGAGCGGTTTTGCAAATATTGCCCTGGGAAATGCCATTGGCTCCAACATAACAAACATCTTTCTGATCCTTGGCTGCGCAGGGCTTGCCTACCCTCTTCCAATAACGGAAATGGTCGTCTATTTCATAACCCCTTTTATGCTCCTTATAAGCCTCATGCTTCTCCTTTTCATCTGGACAGGCTGGGAGATCAAAAGGTTTGAGGGCCTTTTCCTGATTCTGATTTACGCAGGATTCATGTTCCTGGTCTTCCACATAAGCTAA
- a CDS encoding ACT domain-containing protein: protein MKKAVLTMSVLDGNFGVCRLAVASKIPEWALESDFYSITKTSDELSIVCPEAAVPGNVICDRGWKGLKVAGPLDFGLTGILAGISAVLAGKEVSIFAVSTYDTDYILVRKKYLETAVEALEGAGYIILS from the coding sequence ATGAAAAAAGCCGTACTTACAATGAGCGTCCTTGATGGAAATTTCGGGGTTTGCAGGCTTGCCGTTGCTTCGAAAATTCCTGAATGGGCCCTTGAAAGTGATTTTTATTCGATAACTAAAACGTCCGATGAACTCTCTATTGTCTGCCCGGAAGCCGCTGTTCCGGGGAATGTCATATGCGATCGGGGCTGGAAAGGACTGAAGGTGGCTGGACCTCTCGATTTCGGGCTGACAGGGATCCTTGCCGGCATCAGTGCCGTCCTGGCCGGAAAGGAGGTCAGCATCTTTGCGGTTTCAACGTATGACACGGACTATATCCTGGTCAGGAAAAAATATCTGGAAACTGCGGTTGAAGCCCTTGAAGGGGCAGGATACATTATTTTGAGCTAA
- a CDS encoding DMT family transporter, with the protein MTPGAGKAQIEVALACLIYGMAGIFLEYIDGMGTGSILFYEMLIGAVTILLYLLWKGRLSELRLKEKRKFLLLQGIFTGLTFFCYFAAIKLTCLSVAVLLHYTAPVYVTLLSPLLLKEKISSRSYLALFLAISGVIMVVKPEIGIPWLEWDENYRLGILLGVISGISYAAVILNIRYLKDEYSEMALAFWPLVIIVLLTAPFAAGTSGATVKGNLGVLLTFGLISGGLGEILYTEGLSGIEAQVGSILALIEPVSGIFFDYTLLGVPFCLNTCLGCMLILAAGLLVSLENIRGLSGKSRVRKGIS; encoded by the coding sequence ATGACCCCCGGAGCCGGTAAAGCCCAAATTGAAGTAGCCCTTGCCTGCCTGATCTACGGGATGGCAGGAATATTCCTGGAATACATTGATGGAATGGGCACAGGCTCCATCCTTTTTTATGAGATGCTGATAGGGGCCGTAACGATTCTGCTTTACCTTCTGTGGAAGGGGAGGCTTTCTGAGCTCAGGCTGAAAGAAAAAAGGAAATTTCTCTTGCTTCAGGGTATTTTTACGGGCCTGACCTTCTTTTGCTATTTCGCAGCAATCAAGCTCACCTGCCTCTCAGTTGCCGTGCTCCTGCATTACACCGCCCCGGTCTATGTAACCCTGCTCTCCCCCCTGCTCCTGAAAGAAAAAATAAGTTCCAGGAGCTACCTGGCCCTTTTCCTGGCAATTTCCGGGGTAATCATGGTTGTAAAGCCGGAAATCGGCATTCCCTGGCTCGAATGGGACGAGAATTACCGCCTGGGGATCCTTTTAGGAGTCATCTCCGGAATTTCGTATGCTGCCGTGATTCTCAACATCCGCTACCTGAAAGACGAATACTCGGAAATGGCCCTTGCCTTCTGGCCCCTTGTGATAATTGTCCTGCTAACGGCACCCTTTGCCGCAGGGACTTCCGGAGCGACCGTGAAAGGGAATCTTGGGGTGCTGCTCACATTCGGGCTGATTTCCGGAGGCCTGGGAGAAATCCTGTATACCGAAGGCCTTTCCGGAATAGAGGCACAGGTAGGGAGCATCCTTGCTCTGATAGAGCCCGTTTCAGGGATTTTTTTTGACTATACCCTCCTGGGAGTGCCTTTCTGCCTGAACACCTGCCTGGGCTGCATGCTGATCCTTGCGGCAGGCCTGCTTGTTAGCCTTGAAAATATTCGCGGCCTTTCCGGGAAATCCAGGGTCAGAAAGGGAATTTCATGA